The region accaaaaagggggagattgtaagtgcatctagtgccccttagtgattttggtgtattgaagacttataggttaagagactaatatgtttgtgagtgtacacaggctctataagtcaatgaggagtttgatatttacagtgaaagttgacccctaaaaatgaatgtcttcggctgaagactttggttctcctgaagactttgaaagtgaagaaattggtgtgaccttgaagacttcgatattcatgcaaggaatcttaagcgtgaagacttttgttttcgtagtttcattttattcttcttgagtcataggaaacaccgtactgttaaagggggtcgaggtaatattaAGGAAACAGATTTCCATGTGATgcacatctcaaaatcctacagctacccaatccttcgagtgaagccattagaaatctcatatcagttcagtcaatttcttcattgacagagacgaagatcttctggtctctaaggaatttgttctgactgaggagttaggaattcaccagtgcgaattgcctacatagtgaggaacatgatagccctgaggaattcgaacttcaaatccgaccgttgatgtgctacacgccagctgtccaaaatatcctatcacctaacggtcatatcagacaagggcatttatgtcttatcatgtagggctgctccctaggctataaatagccgccccctacaatcactagttggttggctgctccgagagaaactgacacttgtcatttgagagcatcccattccttcgaggactttgagcgaaaatcatcaagtgaggaaaacccaaatcccaaacccaaacctacaaaccccaaagtgattgagcatcactgaagagattgttcttgtgtggaaccgacgcttgttacctttgacgactgtgtatcctccagacggttaggcgtcatggtttgaccatccaagaggaattgtggattgccgagtgaccaagtctgtgaaggtttggaagtcacctgtgaagacttaccactactgttgggcgaggtctgtgtgatcttagctcaaggagaatatggtgaggactaggtgtcctggactgtgtgttcaggactgggtgttcgggactgtgtgtcctcgagtttaaatactcagccgctccaaccagatgtacaactgtcacagcagttggaactggtctaccaaatcattgtcttcaccaagccaactggttctatttcctcaaccctttaatttcctcagttatgtgttgatgtacctgatcattactgtttgaatactttgactgaagaatttcttcaattcctcaatcctatttcttcagtctgtttgtcttcatcctgcctatcatgtgtttacgctttctgtactcagtgtttgtctttcatttcatcatgatgactatgttgttgctctgtcatgcttatacctgagtacttattccgctgcaagtagttcttcacttaggaatttcctcaccctgaaattcctcagtgaagaattcataaaaatcgcctattcacccccctctagtcgacgtaacgcactttcagttttcattatattgcttgagttaattcctctacgtcatgtcatcttacttaatgcgttactctgttcttgatgaacttaatactgtagatgcaggcaggagtcggttgatgtgttgagtaatagtagtagatgcagaattgtttcggtctacttgacacggacgtgatcacTATGTTCATGATTATTGCCTTATATAGCGCCATAATTATGCACTCTTTTATCAAttgttcggcagtaatttgtttgcccaccatattatttgctatcttgagagaagccactagtgaaacctatggcccctgggtctcttttccatcatataagttctattttccatcatactagtttctgatttactatttgcaatcttttacttttcgatctataaacaaaaaaaccaaaaatatttacttaacgtttatctatctctatcagatctcacttttgcaagtaaccgtgaagggattgacaacccttttatcgcgttgggtgcaagtttgttgattgtttgtgcaggtattcgatgacttgtgcgttgtcttctattgtattgataccttggttcccaaactgaggaaaatacttactctactttgctgcatcacccttttctcttcaaaagaaaaaccaacgcaaactcaagaagtagcagaCGCTGACTATACTCTAAGCAATCGTATGATACCTTTTTTTAATGATGGTGCGGAACTCAAGAGCAGCAACATAACGTGTCATCGACACGTGCAAAATGGTGGATTCTACGTGTTCATTTTATATAGGGATTCATCTCCTCCGTCAAACATTGATAATTAAATGGTTATACCCCCAAGTATTAGAAATTGTATGTTTCTTGCTAAATTAAATCCCATGGTGAGATGTCCCGGCTTGAATCTCTAGTAGTCATATGTATATGTATGCGTATGTTCTATATCTAGTAGTCATATGGTATATGTATGAGCATGGTGTTGGGAACCACATATACACATATTTCGACCAGCGATTGGGTTAAAAAATCATGGAAAATGGTCAAATGGAGCGGGTATACGCAAAACCATTGGCATGCGAAGCAATTGTGAGGCATGCTATCAGCCGTAGGATTTAACCGATCCAACGGCCGACAACCTAAAGGCCCGCAGTCCCGATAAAACCAAGGGGGAGGAAGCACCcgactaaaccctagccgccgtccGTCCCCAACCTTCACCGCCGCTCCCCCTCAACCCTCCGCCCCCCAaaccccgccgccgcctccgccatgcGGCCGCTCGACGAGAAGGAGACCACGATGGTCTTCGAGAAGCTCTTCAAGTTCACCGGCCCCAACCTGAAGCACCTCCTGGAGCGGCCCTCCGTGGAGGGCCCCGACCCGGAGCCCGGCCGCTACTGCCTCCGCCTCCACAAGAACCGCGTCTTCTACGCCTCCGAGTCGCTCGTCCGCCGCGCCACCGCCGTCTCCCGCACGCGCCTCGCCGGGGTCGGCACGCCCATCGGCAAGTTCACCCACGGCGGCGCCTTCCACCTCACCGTCCACGCGCTCGACCTCCTCGCCGCCCACGCGCGCCGCCGCATCTGGCTCAAGCCCGACACGGAGCGCTCGTTCCTCTTCGGCAACTCCGTGCCCAAGTCCGCGCTCGCGCGCATCACCGAGAACACCAAGTCAGGCGATGGTGTTGTCGTCATGTCCATGGCCGACGTGCCGCTCGGGTTTGGGGTCGCCGCCAGGGGCGCGCAGGACTGCAGGAAGGCCGACACCAACGCCGTGGTGGTGCTCCACCAGTCCGACGCCGGCGAGTACCTCCGCAAGGAGGAGGAGCTCATGTGAGGTGAGGGTCGAGACTTGGTTGTTCTTGTGTTTACTGAGTGGACCATATGCGTGAATTTAGGGACCCAATGTCTTACTACTATCTTGTTCGAGAGTTCCTGCATGACATATGAATGTACTGGATGATTAATTGAGTATGAGATGAGGCGATTCCGAATTTTTGGTGATAATTGGTCTTTTTCCTCACACGTGAATGCACTATTGGGTATTTTTGGTTCACATTACTTACTGAATTGTGTGGAATGAATCAAGCAAAGCAGTTCGTGGTATTGAATTGTTCCATTGGGTTATCAGTTGTCAGACAGGTCCTGGTTATGTGTGCTAATAAACCATAGAACTGATTTGTACATAGATGAATTGGTTAATTGTAGAAGTAGGTCGCATCACATAGTCTAATAGAACAACATAAATAGCCACTGCGATCTTCAGTTTACCTGGACTATGAAATCAGGACAGGAATGCTTTTGTTCCCACCTCTGGTGcacacactcttttgtttcttggGGCTCTCTGTAATAGTGCTGTGCAAACTACTCCAGAAGTAGATGTTTTCACATGAGATTAGTGAGCCTTCAGATGTACATAATGTTGTCAGAAGTTAGAATGCCCTTAAACAATAACTGCCCTGATTATTTGTTGTCGTGACTGGTAAAAACATAAAGCAAAACATGAGCTATGTGCTGTTTGGACAGAAAAGTGGCGCTTTTCCATCATGAACTTAAAACGCTTAGTATACTGGACTAAGATTGTGTTACAGGTTTAATTCTGATTTATACTTGACTAAGATTGGTTTATCATTTCCCTGTAACTGTGGCATGCGGTTGCTGTTAGATTGGAGTCCTGCTTCTGCTGTTGCAGTAGTATTGGTACTCGAGCTGAAAATAAACTGCATACCTGCTTTTTGCTTTGTCCATGCCATTTGATTGTTAGATGAGACCATCCTGTGACAATCAACACCACCTTCGCTTAGTCCTGCAGTCTAGATATTTGTTTCATGTCCTGAGCACGTCATTTGTATGACACACTTGGTTTGCTCCATATGGTTCTGATTTACAGCATTTGTGCTTGCAGGTGATGTGTGGCCGGTGCTGAAAGATGTGTTCCCTCCATGGTTGTGATCACCGATCATCTGTGCTTGCAATCAGTGTGCAGTTCGTTGACCATTCTGTATTCTGTAGTTTTCATACGGGGCAAGGAAAAGCGGATGCCTGATCTATCGAGTGTCGTAGTAGAGTAGTTTTATTTTGAGGTAGTTGTGAACTTCTGATGGCTATAAATTTTGTCACGCTGTAGCTTATCAGTAAGCTACTGCATTTGTATCGTGTGAACTGTGAACTAAAGATAATGATACATTTCCTCTTGGAGCCCTATTTTTTTTTTCATGTTTGATCGACAAATTACTTACCAGCAAGCTAACCTGCTCATGAATCATTTTTGGTTTACTTTTTATGGGGTGATATGGCTCGCCATTGCCAGGACAAAACAGATGATTGGATACATTGCCAGGAGATTTGATCTTCACTGATAAAACAAGCAATTAAAATTCCAAAGTTTGGTTAGATTAACTTTTAAGAAGGATGAACAAACAAAAATATATGATTACAAACAAAACAGATGAGTGGATACATTGTCAGCAAATTTGATCTTCAGTGATATGAAACATACAATTAGAATTCCAAGGTCAGGTTTGCAAAAGGAGATTAACTTTTGTTCTTCAATAAGAACGAACAAAAAAATATATGTTGGAGGAGAAAAATTGCGCATCCAGGGAATCGAACCCTGGTCAGTACCGTGGGAGGGTACTATGATACCACTACACCAGATGCACTTGGTTGTGCTACCACCCTTGATTAAGCTTAATACACTTGAGTACTCGAAAATCCAGTGCACAACTGTGGTTCCatggaaaaaatagaaaaaaaaaactGTCCTATATGGTtcatcttttttttttgcgggggctaTATGGTTCATCTTTATCTAAAAGATTCTAATTAGTGGTCGGAGATATGAAAGGTTTCACTACATGCCTTTAGAAACGTCACATGTAATTTTGAATAGAGCTAGTAGTATGTACAAATAGCAAATGAGCTGTTTCGCGAGAGCTCCCAGGGTTAAAAATCTAGTGATGCAGTCAGgtcaaggccaaggccaaggagatCCTGCCACGTGTCGCATGGGCCCCATCCCATGAGGATAATGGGAGCCACCGTGGCGCCAAGGCCAGCCAATGGAATGGAAGCAAGCCTCACCCTATCCACACGCCCACCGCAGCGCCGTTTTCCCTCCACAACGTCCTCCGCGATCAAAAACAAAACCATCACCACACCCTCCTCTCCCTGAGACCAACCGAACTCTCACACACACGCCACCAAATTCATCAAGAAACCTCGAGAGGATCATGGCCGGCGTGAACACCAGTGTGGTCGGCCTCAAGCCCGCCGCGGCGGTGCCACAGTCCGCGTCGCCGGCGGCGGCAAAGCGCGTGCAGGTCGCCCCGGCCAAGGACCGGCGGTCGGCGCTTCTCGGCCTGGCGGCCGTCTTCGCCGTCACGGCCGCCACCGCCGGGTCGGCCAGGGCAAGCGTCTTCGACGAGTACCTCGAGAAGAGCAAGCTCAACAAGGTCCGTTCTGTTTCCTTCCTTCCCTGTCACCGTCGGTCAGTTTGTTGCTCATTTCTCAATGGAGTTTGACGATCTTTTTTTGGTGGTTTCTGCGTGTGATCAGGAGCTGAACGACAAGAAGAGGGCGGCGACGAGCGGCGCCAACTTCGCGCGCGCCTACACCGTCCAGTTCGGCAGCTGCAAGTTCCCCTACAACTTCACCGGCTGCCAGGACCTCGCCAAGCAGAAGGTagctctcctgtttaattaattatTCTCCATGACCGGATGAACTCTGAGCTCTGGCTGGCTGACGATCATGTCTTCTTGCGTGGCTGCAGAAAGTCCCGTTCATCACCGACGACCTCGAGATCGAGTGCGAGGGGAAGGAGAAGTTCAAGTGCGGATCCAACGTCTTCTGGAAATGGTGAAGCGGATCGATCTGCCAGGCAATATGGCGAGTGCTGATGTACGTCAGCGCACCGCGTGTACCTAGATGTCCAAGCTGCACAagtgtttcgactgtgaagttatcGTCGCTGTAATTTTATCATCAAGTGGAATTCTGTAATCTTATCAGGCTTGTCACATCCAGAACACAAACATTCATCAGTTAGAATCTTtcaacccctcaaaaaaaaaaagaatttttCAACCAAAGCTGCTTAGGCAAATTCGGGATCAGTTGGGAAAAACACACACCAGCGAAAAAAAGTTGCGCATCCAGGGAATCGAACCCTGGTCAGTACCGTGGGAGGGTACTATGATACCACTACACCAGATGCGCTTGTCTGCCATTTAACCTTGATAAGCACTAATATACAAACGCAATTCCAAATTTCAGTACACAACTTGAACATATCTGTCCTATTGTTCAAACTTATCTAGATAGTCCATTAGCAATCTATATTAATTAGTGGTCGAAAGATATGTAAGTTAGCCTACAGGCTTTGTAGAAACTTCATCTAATTTAGAATGAAGCTACCCGCAAAATAGTAATAATATAGTGGAGCTAGTATAGCAAATGAGCTGTTGCGCGAGAACACCAGCGTAGCTAGTCAAATCTGATAGGAGGTGTTTTTTCCTTTTCGAGATAAGTCAATAGGATGTGGTGTTTCGGACTTCAATCGTCCATGAGCAAAAATGAGTGAGTCTACTACATGCAGGGAAACGTTCTTACGAATGAAACTTAATGTGTGACGGGAAAACACGCAAGTAAAAATCAGGGGCTCCACGATAAGTAATTGGAGGGATCAGGGGGGAAGAAGAACATGAAATGCTATTTATAGCCTACCGTGGACTGTTAGTTAGCCCTCGCCCAGACGGAGAATATCCGGTGCACCGAACTCCCATAGcatgttttaatttttttgaaaattagGACAAACATTTATCACACTGACACAACATCAATTTATGTTGTCAAAAAAATAAATCAAATCGAAATGTGAAACATAGCTCgtaaaacaaaaatgacaaaattcaCACTCAATAGTAAATAACATAAATTGGGCTTTATATTAGGCCCATTACCATATTGA is a window of Triticum dicoccoides isolate Atlit2015 ecotype Zavitan chromosome 2B, WEW_v2.0, whole genome shotgun sequence DNA encoding:
- the LOC119362494 gene encoding 60S ribosome subunit biogenesis protein NIP7 homolog, translated to MRPLDEKETTMVFEKLFKFTGPNLKHLLERPSVEGPDPEPGRYCLRLHKNRVFYASESLVRRATAVSRTRLAGVGTPIGKFTHGGAFHLTVHALDLLAAHARRRIWLKPDTERSFLFGNSVPKSALARITENTKSGDGVVVMSMADVPLGFGVAARGAQDCRKADTNAVVVLHQSDAGEYLRKEEELM
- the LOC119362495 gene encoding photosystem I reaction center subunit N, chloroplastic-like, which produces MAGVNTSVVGLKPAAAVPQSASPAAAKRVQVAPAKDRRSALLGLAAVFAVTAATAGSARASVFDEYLEKSKLNKELNDKKRAATSGANFARAYTVQFGSCKFPYNFTGCQDLAKQKKVPFITDDLEIECEGKEKFKCGSNVFWKW